The proteins below are encoded in one region of Frankiaceae bacterium:
- a CDS encoding aminotransferase class I/II-fold pyridoxal phosphate-dependent enzyme, translating into MSSDDVYTKAVHLPDAPVPHERPIGLPTYRTSAFVFDTAEDYAEVLGSRKPGYVYTRIDNPTVDAFGAAVAMFEGAEAAQCFASGMAAISTVLLTFLSAGDHVVAQSALYGGTYSMFAHVLPRFGIETTFAGSVEEAAAAVRPTTRLVYGETISNPTLVVADLPGLASVAHDAGVPFVVDSTFATPVVCRPLEWGADVVVHSATKYFGGHTDATGGVALGSADLMAKVRALRTDLGGSLAPDEAFLLHRGLATLPLRMDRQCESALAFATAMRAYAAVAYPGLTDDPGHELATKLFDSRRGSTRYGAIVTIAPPGGREEGQAMCNRLRLAHNATSLGGTVTKVSHVATTTHRQLDDEALLNAGIAPSAVRVSIGLEDPDDLVADFTRALGD; encoded by the coding sequence GTGAGCAGCGACGACGTCTACACGAAGGCAGTCCACCTGCCCGACGCGCCGGTCCCCCACGAGCGGCCCATCGGCCTGCCGACGTACCGCACGAGCGCGTTCGTCTTCGACACCGCCGAGGACTACGCCGAGGTCCTCGGCAGCCGCAAGCCCGGCTACGTCTACACGCGCATCGACAACCCGACGGTCGACGCGTTCGGGGCGGCGGTGGCGATGTTCGAGGGCGCGGAGGCGGCGCAGTGCTTCGCGTCGGGGATGGCCGCGATCTCGACGGTGCTGCTGACGTTCCTCTCGGCGGGCGACCACGTCGTGGCGCAGAGCGCGCTGTACGGCGGGACGTACTCGATGTTCGCGCACGTGCTGCCGCGCTTCGGGATCGAGACGACGTTCGCCGGCTCGGTCGAGGAGGCCGCGGCGGCGGTCCGCCCGACGACCCGGCTCGTCTACGGCGAGACGATCTCCAATCCGACGCTCGTCGTCGCCGACCTCCCAGGGCTGGCGTCGGTGGCGCACGACGCGGGGGTGCCGTTCGTCGTGGACTCGACGTTCGCGACGCCCGTCGTGTGCCGCCCGCTGGAGTGGGGCGCCGACGTCGTCGTGCACTCCGCGACGAAGTACTTCGGCGGGCACACCGACGCGACCGGCGGCGTCGCGCTCGGCAGCGCGGATCTCATGGCCAAGGTGCGCGCGCTGCGTACGGACCTCGGCGGGTCGCTGGCGCCGGACGAGGCGTTCCTCCTGCACCGCGGGCTCGCGACGCTGCCGTTGCGGATGGACAGGCAGTGCGAGTCGGCGCTGGCGTTCGCGACGGCGATGCGGGCGTACGCCGCCGTGGCCTATCCGGGGCTGACCGACGACCCGGGCCATGAGCTCGCCACCAAGCTCTTCGACTCCCGCAGGGGCAGCACGCGGTACGGCGCCATCGTCACGATCGCGCCGCCCGGCGGCCGCGAGGAGGGGCAGGCGATGTGCAACCGGCTTCGCCTGGCGCACAACGCCACCAGCCTCGGCGGCACCGTGACGAAGGTGAGCCACGTCGCGACGACGACGCACCGCCAGCTCGACGACGAGGCGTTGCTCAACGCGGGCATCGCGCCGAGCGCCGTTCGCGTCTCGATCGGCCTGGAGGACCCCGACGACCTGGTAGCGGACTTCACCCGCGCCTTGGGCGACTAG